One window of Chloroflexota bacterium genomic DNA carries:
- a CDS encoding nucleoside phosphorylase translates to MTEIQKHIRCQPGDVARYVLLPGDPGRVERIAAQMDDAQEIARNREYVVVTGKTNGVDVSVCSTGIGGPAASIALEELVKVGAKVFIRVGSAGGRQDDIPIGTPVIITAAHRGEGTSKVYLPVEFPAVGDLDVTNALVAAAHETTEPYRVGIGFTRDAYYVQDKPLNELLKSVGIVAAEQEASLLFIVGSARGVRVGAIVSTDSNIWLPAQPTLEEKEKLFRIGEKKAIAIALRAVQILAERGI, encoded by the coding sequence GTGACTGAAATTCAAAAACACATTCGTTGTCAACCCGGCGATGTGGCGCGCTACGTGTTGCTTCCCGGCGACCCAGGTCGCGTCGAGCGCATCGCCGCGCAGATGGACGACGCGCAAGAGATCGCGCGCAATCGCGAGTACGTCGTCGTCACCGGCAAAACAAACGGCGTGGATGTGAGCGTGTGCTCGACCGGCATCGGCGGACCTGCCGCGTCCATCGCGCTGGAAGAATTAGTCAAGGTCGGGGCGAAGGTATTCATTCGCGTCGGCTCGGCGGGCGGACGCCAGGACGATATTCCGATTGGCACGCCGGTCATTATCACGGCAGCGCATCGCGGCGAAGGCACGTCGAAGGTGTACTTGCCGGTCGAATTTCCGGCGGTCGGCGATCTCGACGTGACGAACGCGCTCGTCGCAGCGGCGCACGAAACGACCGAGCCGTATCGCGTCGGCATCGGTTTCACGCGCGATGCGTACTATGTGCAAGACAAGCCGCTGAACGAATTGTTGAAAAGCGTCGGCATCGTTGCGGCGGAGCAAGAGGCGTCGTTGTTGTTCATCGTCGGCAGCGCGCGCGGCGTGCGCGTCGGCGCGATTGTCTCGACCGATTCCAACATCTGGTTGCCGGCGCAACCGACGCTCGAAGAAAAAGAAAAACTGTTTCGCATCGGCGAGAAGAAAGCGATCGCGATTGCGTTGCGCGCGGTGCAGATTCTCGCCGAGCGCGGAATCTAA
- a CDS encoding GntR family transcriptional regulator: MLRSQLYVQARDQILVLTRQRRLQAGDQLPSETELSQALGVSRNTIRDALMTLERDGVVVRQHGIGTFLTPAPQHLKTGLHQMLPIPDLIVASGFKPAIRDLKIVATRGPSQAHQILQVSSNEPLQSVSLLYLADKRPAIYITYWLPPSLSPEPLNWNEFDGHMVNFIERQTAARIHHTVARILAVTATKALADTLKVKRASPLLKMMHTAFTANGQAIYCSTSFQDSELLEVSVTRQRK, translated from the coding sequence ATGCTCAGATCGCAACTGTACGTGCAAGCGCGTGATCAAATCCTCGTCTTGACGCGCCAGCGCAGACTCCAAGCCGGCGATCAATTGCCGAGCGAAACCGAGTTGAGCCAAGCGCTGGGCGTCAGTCGCAACACGATTCGTGATGCGTTGATGACGTTAGAGCGCGATGGCGTCGTCGTGCGCCAACACGGTATCGGTACGTTCCTCACTCCCGCGCCGCAACACTTGAAGACCGGCTTGCACCAAATGCTCCCGATCCCCGACCTGATTGTGGCTTCCGGTTTCAAGCCCGCCATCCGCGATTTGAAAATCGTCGCTACGCGTGGACCATCTCAAGCGCATCAAATTCTCCAGGTTTCCTCAAACGAACCATTACAATCCGTGTCGCTGTTGTACCTCGCGGACAAACGCCCGGCGATTTACATCACCTACTGGTTGCCTCCATCGTTGAGTCCAGAGCCGCTCAATTGGAACGAATTCGATGGACACATGGTCAACTTTATCGAACGCCAGACGGCGGCGCGCATTCATCACACCGTCGCGCGCATCCTTGCGGTGACCGCGACGAAAGCATTGGCGGACACGTTGAAAGTGAAACGCGCGAGTCCCCTACTCAAAATGATGCACACGGCATTCACCGCCAATGGTCAGGCGATTTATTGCAGCACCTCGTTCCAAGATTCGGAACTTTTGGAGGTTAGCGTCACGCGTCAACGAAAATAA
- a CDS encoding ABC transporter ATP-binding protein, which produces MNEIILDVRNLVTEIHQRRGWLRVVDEVSFTVARGEIVGLVGESGCGKSMTAFSLMQLFPTASARIARGQVVFDGRDLVKLSQDELRRVRGAQMAMIFQDPATFLDPLMTLGNQIAEPLRAHAYPGDPRARTLELVEQTGLPDPALMVNRYPHQVSGGQKQRALIAAAMACAPKLLIADEPTTALDVTVQAQILDLMRDLRDQTGAALLLITHDLGVIAEMCDRVYVMYAGKIVEANTTRELFRAPHHPYTQGLLRSTVSLESATTNLFAIPGTVPNLNELPTGCRFAPRCPIASAQCQQEPPFVATGASAVACWNVARAMVEEIWKG; this is translated from the coding sequence ATGAACGAAATCATTTTGGATGTGCGGAATCTCGTCACCGAAATTCATCAACGGCGCGGTTGGCTGCGCGTCGTGGACGAGGTGTCATTCACGGTCGCGCGCGGCGAAATCGTCGGACTCGTCGGCGAATCGGGGTGCGGCAAGAGCATGACCGCGTTTTCGCTGATGCAACTTTTTCCCACCGCGTCGGCGCGCATCGCGCGCGGTCAAGTCGTGTTTGATGGACGCGACCTGGTGAAACTGTCCCAGGATGAATTACGCCGCGTGCGCGGCGCGCAGATGGCGATGATTTTCCAAGACCCTGCGACGTTTCTCGATCCGTTGATGACGCTGGGCAATCAAATCGCCGAGCCGTTGCGCGCGCATGCGTACCCTGGCGATCCGCGCGCGCGGACGCTCGAACTCGTCGAGCAGACTGGGTTGCCCGATCCCGCGCTGATGGTGAATCGTTATCCGCATCAAGTCAGCGGCGGGCAAAAGCAACGCGCGCTCATCGCCGCGGCGATGGCGTGCGCGCCGAAATTGTTGATCGCGGACGAACCGACGACCGCGCTCGATGTCACAGTGCAAGCGCAGATTCTCGATTTGATGCGCGACCTACGCGACCAGACTGGCGCGGCGTTGTTGCTCATCACGCACGACCTGGGTGTCATCGCGGAAATGTGTGATCGCGTGTACGTGATGTACGCCGGCAAGATCGTCGAGGCGAACACGACGCGTGAATTGTTCCGCGCGCCGCACCATCCGTACACCCAGGGTTTGCTGCGCAGCACCGTCAGTCTCGAAAGCGCGACGACCAACTTGTTCGCGATTCCCGGCACCGTGCCGAACTTGAACGAACTGCCCACCGGTTGTCGCTTCGCGCCGCGCTGTCCGATTGCATCGGCGCAATGCCAGCAAGAACCTCCGTTCGTGGCAACTGGCGCAAGCGCGGTCGCGTGTTGGAACGTCGCCCGCGCGATGGTGGAAGAAATCTGGAAGGGATGA
- a CDS encoding ABC transporter permease, with translation MSNLRTLLALGLVAIAIVLAVFAQFVAPFDPFKGGADALLSPGTKNYFLGTDHLGRDILSELIFGARVSLAVGISAALSASILGIIVGSLAGFFGGWVDGALMRLSEFFQTLPRFVLALVIVAFFGGGVLKVIIVLAILSWPQIARLVRAQILSLREATFVDAARLSGMNALQILAREILPNALAPVIVTGSLDIASAILLEASLSFFGLGDANLISWGGMLNVAQPYLRQAWWMALFPGLAISIVVLAFNVLGDALNDALNPRLQETA, from the coding sequence ATGTCGAATCTCCGGACTCTCCTCGCGCTCGGTCTCGTCGCCATCGCGATTGTCCTCGCGGTGTTCGCGCAATTCGTCGCGCCGTTCGATCCGTTCAAAGGCGGCGCAGACGCGCTCTTGTCGCCTGGCACGAAAAATTATTTCCTGGGTACCGATCACCTGGGTCGCGATATTTTGTCCGAGTTGATTTTCGGCGCGCGCGTCTCGCTCGCGGTCGGCATCTCCGCCGCGCTCAGCGCGAGCATCCTGGGCATCATCGTTGGCAGTCTCGCCGGTTTTTTCGGCGGCTGGGTGGATGGCGCACTGATGCGGCTCAGTGAATTTTTTCAAACACTCCCGCGCTTTGTGCTCGCGCTCGTCATCGTCGCGTTCTTTGGCGGCGGCGTTCTCAAAGTAATCATCGTCCTCGCGATTCTGTCATGGCCCCAAATCGCGCGGCTCGTGCGCGCGCAAATCCTCAGTCTGCGCGAAGCGACGTTCGTGGATGCCGCGCGCTTGAGCGGCATGAACGCGTTGCAAATTCTCGCGCGCGAGATTCTGCCGAACGCGCTCGCGCCGGTGATCGTGACCGGCTCGCTCGACATCGCGTCCGCGATTTTGCTCGAAGCAAGTTTGAGTTTCTTCGGCTTGGGCGATGCGAATTTGATTTCGTGGGGCGGCATGTTGAACGTTGCGCAACCGTACTTGCGCCAAGCGTGGTGGATGGCGCTCTTTCCCGGCTTGGCGATTTCGATTGTCGTGCTCGCGTTCAACGTCCTGGGCGACGCGCTGAACGATGCGCTCAACCCGCGCTTGCAGGAGACCGCATGA
- a CDS encoding ATP-binding cassette domain-containing protein, with the protein MLTGTNLIKDFRVRLGLFRGSATLRAVDRVSITINEGETVALVGESGSGKSTLGRVLLGLLPPTSGDVQYRRRAFASLQRDEAREFRAQVQAVFQDTSASLNPRRTIADSIESPLMYNRRLSRAQARNGAAQLLERVGLDPKNFAARFPHQLSGGQRQRVGLARALASQPRLIVADEPVSALDVSVRAQILKLMQELQAQEQLAYLFITHDLGVARLMANRVMVMYLGAVVEEGFAADVFARPSHPYTHALTLSAPMPDPARPRPARRLAGEIPSPLAPPSGCHFHPRCPFAQDVCKTDAPPVCEFTNAHRSACHFAEQVRAAVKNEK; encoded by the coding sequence ATGCTTACCGGCACAAACCTCATCAAAGATTTTCGCGTGCGGCTGGGCTTGTTTCGCGGGAGCGCGACATTGCGCGCGGTGGATCGCGTTTCGATCACCATCAACGAAGGCGAAACGGTCGCGCTCGTTGGCGAATCGGGATCGGGCAAATCAACCCTGGGACGCGTCCTCCTCGGTTTGCTTCCGCCCACGTCCGGCGACGTGCAGTACCGCAGACGCGCGTTCGCGTCGTTGCAACGCGATGAGGCGCGAGAGTTCCGCGCGCAGGTGCAAGCCGTATTTCAGGACACGAGCGCGTCGCTCAACCCGCGACGCACAATTGCGGACAGCATCGAATCGCCGTTGATGTACAATCGGCGTTTGTCGCGCGCCCAGGCGCGGAACGGCGCGGCGCAACTGCTCGAACGCGTCGGCTTGGATCCGAAAAATTTCGCAGCGCGTTTTCCGCATCAACTCTCCGGCGGGCAACGCCAGCGCGTCGGTTTGGCGCGCGCGCTCGCATCACAGCCGCGCCTCATCGTCGCGGACGAACCCGTGTCCGCGCTCGACGTGTCGGTGCGTGCGCAGATTTTGAAGTTGATGCAGGAATTGCAGGCGCAAGAACAACTCGCCTACCTGTTCATCACGCACGACCTGGGTGTGGCGCGCTTGATGGCGAATCGCGTGATGGTGATGTACCTCGGCGCGGTCGTCGAAGAAGGATTCGCGGCGGATGTGTTTGCGCGACCGTCGCATCCGTACACGCACGCGCTTACGCTGTCCGCGCCCATGCCTGACCCGGCGCGTCCGCGTCCCGCGCGGCGTCTTGCCGGCGAGATTCCCTCGCCGCTCGCGCCGCCATCAGGTTGTCATTTTCATCCGCGTTGCCCATTCGCACAAGACGTGTGCAAGACCGACGCGCCGCCCGTGTGCGAGTTTACGAATGCGCATCGCTCGGCGTGCCATTTCGCGGAGCAGGTTCGAGCGGCTGTAAAAAATGAAAAATAA
- a CDS encoding ABC transporter permease: MWLYILKRVAQAIPLLLGVVIVNFVLIQLAPGDPVTLLVGDFPAPEEYVRQVRADFGLDRPVQERLVLYLGQLARGNLGYSFANRLSVAELIGNRIGATLQLMLTALVAAIVIGVSLGVIAARGRGKLPDVFAQVGALVGYSVPDFWLGQVLIILFAVTLAWLPSQGMRSARSVATGFSAFLETLPYLILPASALSVRFIALFSRITRSAMLDVLHADFVLGARAKGLSEWRVLIAHVLRNAALPIVTVIGYNVGLLIAGSALIETVFSWPGIGRLLFDSITKRDYPVMTGILLMVSLTVVVANLLTDLAYAALDPRVRYTR; this comes from the coding sequence ATGTGGCTCTACATCCTTAAACGCGTCGCGCAAGCGATTCCGCTTTTGCTTGGCGTCGTCATCGTCAACTTTGTGCTGATTCAGCTCGCGCCCGGCGATCCCGTTACGTTGCTCGTCGGCGATTTTCCTGCGCCCGAAGAGTACGTTCGCCAGGTGCGCGCGGATTTCGGTTTGGATCGCCCGGTGCAAGAGCGACTCGTGTTGTACCTGGGTCAGTTGGCGCGCGGCAACCTGGGTTACTCATTCGCGAATCGTTTATCCGTCGCGGAGTTGATCGGCAATCGCATCGGCGCAACGTTGCAACTGATGCTCACCGCGCTCGTCGCCGCGATCGTCATCGGTGTGTCGCTCGGCGTCATCGCCGCGCGCGGGCGCGGCAAGTTGCCGGACGTGTTCGCGCAAGTCGGCGCGTTGGTCGGCTACTCCGTTCCGGATTTTTGGCTGGGTCAAGTCCTCATCATTCTGTTTGCCGTCACGCTCGCGTGGTTGCCTTCGCAAGGAATGCGTTCCGCGCGTTCGGTTGCCACCGGGTTCAGCGCGTTTCTCGAAACGCTACCGTACCTGATTTTGCCGGCGAGCGCACTCTCGGTGCGTTTCATCGCGCTGTTCTCGCGCATCACGCGCTCGGCGATGCTCGATGTGTTGCACGCCGATTTTGTCCTGGGTGCGCGCGCGAAAGGTCTGAGTGAGTGGCGCGTGCTCATCGCGCACGTGCTTCGCAACGCGGCGCTGCCGATTGTGACCGTCATCGGCTACAACGTCGGCTTGCTGATCGCCGGCTCGGCGTTGATCGAAACCGTGTTCTCGTGGCCCGGCATCGGGCGTTTGCTTTTCGATTCGATCACCAAGCGCGATTATCCGGTGATGACCGGCATTCTGTTGATGGTCTCGCTCACCGTCGTCGTCGCGAATCTGCTCACCGATCTCGCGTACGCGGCGCTCGATCCGCGCGTGCGATACACGAGGTAA